In the genome of Raphanus sativus cultivar WK10039 chromosome 4, ASM80110v3, whole genome shotgun sequence, one region contains:
- the LOC108854102 gene encoding coumaroyl-CoA:anthocyanidin 3-O-glucoside-6''-O-coumaroyltransferase 1: MAHLQSLNILETSHISPLKGTVPSTTLPLTFFDAPWLTLPLGESLFFFSYQNSTERFLRDYLPNLKQSLSVTLQHFFPYAGKLITLPRPDPPYLRYNDGQDSLLFTVAESLGTDFDLLITDSPKDISVLHDFLPKLPPPHVSPEGIQTRPIMVIQVTIFPGRGICIGNTSSHVAGDGVTFTHFMKYWMSLTRSNGRDPATLLLPSPPVHSCRNVIKDPGQVTAGHLERFWSQNASHPTSENMVRATFTMSRNLIDKLKSLVTTEQSENQSPVSTFVVTLAFTWVNLIKTLVQESSETEDKVEDKDEQVFNLMINVDCRNRIKYTEPIPSTYFGNCMAPGIVSVKKRDLLGEKGFLVASDAITWRIKDMLSSDLLKTAPSWGQGVRKWVMSRFPTSIAGAPKLGLYDMDFGLGKPCKMELVHIETGGSIAFSESRDGSNGVDIGFALEKTEMDTFVSIWQHEIKKFNK; encoded by the coding sequence ATGGCTCATCTTCAATCTCTTAACATCCTTGAGACCAGTCACATCTCTCCCTTGAAGGGCACCGTTCCATCCACCACTCTTCCTCTCACCTTTTTCGATGCACCGTGGCTCACTCTCCCACTCGGcgaatctctcttcttcttttcttaccAAAACTCAACCGAACGTTTCCTCAGAGACTATCTCCCTAACCTCAAACAATCACTCTCCGTCACTCTCCAACACTTCTTCCCTTATGCCGGTAAACTGATCACCCTACCTCGACCTGACCCTCCCTACTTACGCTACAACGATGGTCAAGACTCTCTTCTTTTCACAGTCGCTGAGTCTCTCGGAACTGATTTCGATCTTCTCATAACAGATTCTCCTAAAGACATCAGTGTGTTGCATGACTTCTTGCCCAAGTTACCTCCTCCTCATGTCTCTCCGGAGGGAATTCAGACACGGCCAATAATGGTGATACAGGTCACCATCTTCCCTGGAAGAGGAATCTGCATAGGAAACACGTCTTCGCATGTCGCAGGAGATGGAGTCACTTTCACTCATTTCATGAAGTATTGGATGTCTTTGACCAGATCCAACGGCAGAGATCCTGCCACGCTTCTACTACCCTCTCCTCCTGTTCACAGCTGCAGGAACGTTATCAAGGATCCAGGCCAAGTAACCGCAGGACATCTGGAGAGGTTTTGGAGCCAGAACGCCTCGCATCCCACGTCTGAGAACATGGTCAGAGCTACTTTTACAATGAGCCGGAATTTGATAGACAAACTCAAGAGTTTGGTTACTACAGAGCAGTCTGAGAATCAATCTCCTGTTTCAACCTTTGTGGTTACCCTAGCTTTCACTTGGGTGAACCTTATCAAGACACTTGTTCAAGAAAGCAGTGAAACAGAGGACAAGGTGGAAGACAAAGACGAACAAGTCTTCAACTTGATGATTAATGTGGATTGCAGGAATCGTATCAAGTACACTGAACCGATCCCATCCACATACTTTGGAAACTGCATGGCTCCTGGTATCGTGTCTGTCAAGAAACGAGACTTGCTTGGAGAAAAAGGATTCTTGGTTGCTTCAGACGCAATCACGTGGAGAATCAAAGATATGTTATCAAGCGATTTGTTGAAAACAGCACCAAGTTGGGGACAAGGAGTACGTAAATGGGTCATGTCACGTTTTCCAACCTCCATCGCAGGAGCTCCTAAACTGGGACTATATGATATGGATTTTGGGTTAGGGAAGCCTTGCAAAATGGAGTTAGTGCACATTGAAACAGGTGGTTCCATTGCATTCTCAGAGTCAAGAGATGGGAGTAACGGTGTTGATATTGGATTCGCACTGGAGAAGACGGAAATGGATACCTTTGTTTCGATTTGGCAACATGAAATCAAAAAGTTCAACAAGTAG
- the LOC130511167 gene encoding ABC transporter I family member 19-like — translation MHKVSDGQKRRVQICMGLLHPFKVLLLDEVTVDIDVVARIDLLEFFKEECDQRGATIVYATHIFDGLETWATHLAYIQNGELNRSSKMADINEMKTSPNLLSVVESWLRSETKLVKKKKKKEPVAAWKPSPLDNSPFRSSRHMAYYR, via the exons ATGCATAAGGTTTCTGATGGGCAGAAACGCCGAGTGCAGATATGCATGGGACTCTTACATCCCTTCAAG GTGTTGTTACTTGACGAGGTCACTGTTGACATTGATGTCGTTGCAAGGATAGATTTGTTGGAATTCTTCAAAGAAGAATGTGATCAG AGAGGAGCTACCATTGTATATGCAACTCATATATTCGACGGGCTAGAGACATGGGCTACACATTTGGCTTACATTCAGAATGGTGAGCTGAATCGTTCATCAAAAATGGCAGATATCAACGAGATGAAAACTTCACCCAACCTCCTCTCCGTGGTAGAATCTTGGCTCCGTTCTGAAACCAAACTtgtgaagaaaaagaagaagaaggagccTGTGGCAGCATGGAAACCATCTCCATTAGATAACTCTCCTTTTAGGTCATCTAGACACATGGCTTACTACCGATGA